In the genome of Candidatus Anoxymicrobium japonicum, one region contains:
- a CDS encoding excinuclease ABC subunit B (The UvrABC repair system catalyzes the recognition and processing of DNA lesions. The beta-hairpin of the Uvr-B subunit is inserted between the strands, where it probes for the presence of a lesion), whose translation MPKLKLETRFIPQGDQPSAIAGILEGFERQEDRQVLMGVTGSGKTFTMACVIEALQMPTLVLSPNKTLAAQLYSEFREFFPNNAVEYFVSYYDYYQPEAYIPSTDTFIEKDSSINEEIDRLRHGATSALLSRPDVIIVASVSCIYGLGSPEEYLNRMVMLEVGKDYERDDILRRLVDIRYERNDLAPARGKFRVRGDVIDIYPAYWEKAAVRVELLGDTVERITQVDPVAGNVMAELDRTVVWPATHFLTPSDKLQKAVRGIEEELEERLVALNARGKLLEAQRLRMRTMYDLEMLRETGYCHGIENYSRHLSDRAAGEPPYTLIDFFGERMLTFIDESHVTLSQLEGMLRGDRSRKKTLVDHGFRLPSAFDNRPLSRDEFFEKVGPVLFVSATPGDWELETSKRVVEQIIRPTGLIDPVVEIRAAVGQVDDLMSEIEKRVVKGERVLVTTLTKKMSETLSEYLAEMGVKSRYLHSEIGTIERVEILRDLRAGVFDALVGINLLREGLDLPEVSLVAILDADKQGFLRSRRSLVQTMGRASRNATGMVILYAHETSDAMRSAIEETRRKRERQVAYNEEHGIEPATIQKDVRDMLDAAMDVGATSSDDSLERARGMSPHKLQRLLLNMEDEMRLLAEELRFEEAGRLRDEIKRISEELLPDE comes from the coding sequence ATGCCGAAATTGAAACTCGAGACTAGGTTCATCCCGCAAGGCGACCAGCCGTCCGCCATAGCCGGTATTCTGGAAGGCTTTGAGCGGCAGGAGGATCGCCAAGTTTTGATGGGGGTAACCGGCTCTGGAAAAACCTTCACTATGGCGTGCGTAATAGAAGCGCTTCAGATGCCGACACTGGTCCTTTCTCCTAACAAGACGCTTGCCGCACAGCTCTACTCCGAGTTCCGCGAGTTCTTCCCGAACAACGCGGTGGAGTACTTCGTCAGTTATTACGATTACTACCAGCCAGAGGCTTACATCCCGAGCACGGACACTTTCATTGAGAAAGATTCGTCGATCAATGAAGAGATAGACAGGCTGAGACACGGCGCTACAAGCGCGCTTTTGTCCAGGCCGGACGTGATAATCGTCGCCTCGGTTTCGTGCATCTACGGCCTGGGCTCTCCCGAGGAGTACCTGAACCGGATGGTGATGTTGGAGGTTGGTAAGGATTATGAGCGGGATGACATCCTGAGACGGCTCGTTGACATCCGCTACGAACGCAACGATCTTGCGCCCGCAAGGGGGAAGTTTCGCGTCCGCGGCGACGTAATAGACATATACCCGGCCTACTGGGAGAAAGCCGCGGTGAGAGTCGAACTGCTCGGGGACACAGTCGAGCGAATCACGCAGGTGGATCCTGTTGCGGGCAATGTCATGGCAGAGCTGGACAGGACTGTCGTCTGGCCGGCGACGCATTTTCTGACGCCATCGGACAAGCTTCAGAAGGCCGTGCGGGGCATAGAGGAAGAGCTCGAAGAGCGCCTGGTGGCTCTCAACGCGCGCGGCAAATTGCTCGAGGCGCAGAGGTTGCGGATGCGCACAATGTACGACCTGGAAATGCTTCGAGAGACAGGCTACTGCCACGGCATCGAGAATTATTCGAGGCATCTGTCCGATCGAGCCGCCGGCGAGCCGCCGTACACGCTCATCGACTTCTTCGGCGAAAGAATGCTTACTTTCATCGACGAGTCTCACGTCACCCTGTCGCAGCTCGAGGGCATGTTGCGCGGAGACCGGTCGCGAAAGAAGACGCTGGTCGATCACGGGTTCAGGCTCCCGTCGGCGTTTGACAACAGGCCGCTTTCGCGCGATGAGTTTTTCGAGAAAGTCGGGCCCGTGCTGTTTGTGAGCGCTACGCCGGGCGATTGGGAACTCGAGACAAGCAAAAGAGTTGTAGAGCAGATTATCAGGCCTACCGGGCTTATTGATCCGGTGGTCGAGATACGCGCAGCTGTGGGTCAGGTGGACGATCTGATGTCTGAGATAGAGAAGAGGGTCGTGAAGGGCGAGCGGGTTCTTGTGACCACGCTCACCAAGAAGATGTCAGAGACCCTCTCGGAGTATCTGGCCGAGATGGGAGTGAAGTCGCGGTACCTTCATTCAGAGATCGGCACCATCGAGCGCGTGGAGATCCTTCGAGATCTGCGAGCCGGCGTTTTCGATGCGCTGGTGGGCATCAACCTCCTGCGCGAGGGGCTGGACCTGCCGGAAGTTTCGCTCGTGGCTATCCTGGACGCCGACAAGCAAGGCTTCCTTCGCAGCAGGAGGAGCCTCGTGCAGACGATGGGCCGCGCGAGCAGGAACGCCACTGGAATGGTGATACTGTACGCTCATGAGACATCCGACGCGATGCGTTCCGCGATAGAGGAGACCCGGCGAAAGCGCGAGCGCCAGGTCGCTTACAATGAGGAGCACGGCATCGAGCCCGCGACTATACAGAAAGATGTCCGTGACATGCTCGACGCGGCAATGGACGTCGGCGCCACGTCGTCAGATGATTCCCTCGAAAGGGCTAGGGGCATGTCGCCTCACAAATTGCAACGGCTGCTCTTGAACATGGAAGACGAGATGCGGCTGCTCGCGGAGGAGTTGCGTTTTGAGGAGGCCGGGCGGTTGCGCGATGAGATAAAGCGCATTAGCGAGGAACTGTTGCCAGATGAATGA